One Labrus mixtus chromosome 22, fLabMix1.1, whole genome shotgun sequence genomic window carries:
- the lrrc4.1 gene encoding leucine-rich repeat-containing protein 4, whose amino-acid sequence MSLLGRVAVHRARKAALLCVVFLMARAWSSASLALAGAAVSQGPQGCPPQCSCSNQQGKVVCTRRGLTRVPPGIPANTRHLNLMENAIEAVQADSFRHLHHLEVLQLGRNAIRQIEVGAFNGLTSLNTLELFDNRLTVVPSGAFEYLSKLRELWLRNNPIESIPSYAFNRVPSLMRLDLGELRKLEYISEGAFEGLQNLKYLNLGMCNIKGDMPNLSPLKGLEELEISENLFSEIKPGSFKGLRSLKKLWVMNSQITVIERNAFDDLSSLVELNLAHNNLSAVPHDLFSPLRYLVELHLHHNPWNCGCEAVWLARWLREYIPTNSTCCGRCHSPASMRGRQLVEVDRGEGAAVQCSAPFIADAPRDLNISAGRVADLRCRTAPMSSVRWLLPNGTILTHASSHLRISVLNDGTLNFSNVLALDTGTYTCMVSNAAGNSNASAYLNVSAAELNTSNLSYFTTVTVEVLGPTTEMPKPKTTTTTASAAGAGVPGGGGVGLGTTTTTASPSVFQPVFISTPTVLLQSTDSPPGAAKPSVAPGIQGATSKPGKPGPSLDEVMKTTKIIIGCFVAVTLLAAVMLIAFYKLRKRHQQRSTVAAARTVEIIQVDEEDLPPPASAAQETALTLPEIRDHNNIHKLDFISHKTDYSFHKPKAEYKTQPDFTLHKPKAEYTTYKDFSSHKFIPDYSTHKSTPDFSLHRPKPDYSSFRQDYSTHKPKAEYSPFKQDFGTHPKTKPDYSPFKPDYSTHPRQKTDFSPFKRDYSTQPKPKHDYSPLKSDYNTQHKPKAEYSPFKPDFGTHPRPKPDYSPFKPDYSTQPKPKTDYSAQRSKTDSTYKPKDPYTPHKTAADYSAFKTDFSPHKADYSAFKSDFSPHAQRPKMDYSPHKMDYSPHKVDYSTLKPKYNTYKPTGHGAKWTDNNVGNSLPRTLPSTITAMAEPYVIKTHTKEKVQETQI is encoded by the coding sequence ATGAGTCTCCTGGGGCGGGTAGCTGTGCATCGTGCCAGGAAAGCCGCCCTGCTTTGTGTAGTCTTCCTGATGGCGCGAGCGTGGAGCAGCGCCTCCCTGGCCTTGGCGGGGGCGGCGGTGTCTCAGGGACCCCAGGGCTGTCCACCCCAGTGTTCCTGCAGTAATCAGCAGGGGAAGGTGGTGTGCACCCGTCGTGGCCTCACCCGTGTGCCCCCTGGCATTCCTGCCAACACGCGACACCTCAATCTAATGGAAAACGCCATCGAGGCGGTGCAGGCTGACTCCTTCCGCCACCTGCACCACCTTGAGGTGCTCCAGCTTGGGCGAAATGCCATACGGCAGATTGAGGTGGGCGCGTTCAATGGACTTACCAGCCTCAACACACTGGAGCTGTTTGACAACAGGTTGACAGTAGTGCCCAGTGGGGCCTTTGAGTACTTGTCTAAACTAAGGGAACTGTGGCTGAGGAACAATCCCATTGAAAGTATTCCCTCCTACGCCTTCAACCGGGTGCCCTCACTAATGCGACTGGACCTTGGAGAGTTAAGGAAACTGGAGTACATCTCGGAAGGAGCTTTTGAGGGCCTACAAAACCTCAAGTACCTCAACCTGGGCATGTGCAACATTAAGGGAGATATGCCAAACCTGAGTCCCCTCAAGGGTCTGGAGGAGCTAGAGATCTCTGAAAATCTCTTCTCTGAGATAAAGCCAGGCTCCTTCAAAGGCCTGCGCTCCCTGAAAAAACTTTGGGTTATGAACTCGCAAATTACAGTTATAGAACGAAATGCTTTTGACGACCTTTCTTCATTGGTGGAGCTTAACCTTGCCCATAACAATCTGAGCGCTGTGCCACATGATCTGTTCTCCCCGCTCAGGTATCTGGTGGAGCTCCATCTCCACCATAACCCTTGGAACTGTGGCTGTGAGGCTGTGTGGTTAGCACGCTGGCTAAGGGAGTACATCCCTACTAACTCAACTTGTTGTGGACGCTGTCACTCACCTGCCAGCATGAGAGGTCGACAGCTGGTTGAGGTGGACAGAGGAGAGGGTGCTGCAGTCCAGTGTTCTGCACCTTTCATTGCTGATGCACCAAGGGACTTAAACATCTCAGCAGGGCGAGTGGCTGATCTTCGTTGTCGCACTGCTCCAATGTCTTCAGTGCGATGGCTTCTACCCAATGGAACTATACTGACACATGCCTCAAGTCATCTGAGAATATCTGTCCTCAATGATGGTACCCTGAACTTCTCAAATGTCTTGGCACTAGACACAGGAACCTACACTTGCATGGTGTCCAATGCAGCTGGAAACTCCAACGCCTCAGCCTACCTCAATGTGAGTGCAGCTGAGCTTAATACATCCAACTTAAGTTACTTTACAACAGTGACAGTGGAGGTCTTGGGGCCAACTACTGAGATGCCCAAACCTAAAaccaccacaaccacagcttctgctgcaggggctggggtacctggaggaggaggtgtaggCCTggggacaacaacaacaactgcctCCCCTTCAGTCTTTCAGCCAGTGTTTATCTCCACACCAACTGTTTTACTGCAAAGCACTGACAGCCCACCAGGTGCCGCTAAGCCGTCTGTGGCACCAGGAATCCAAGGTGCCACCAGCAAGCCTGGCAAGCCTGGGCCAAGCCTCGATGAAGTGATGAAAACGACAAAGATCATCATTGGTTGCTTTGTTGCAGTAACACTACTGGCTGCTGTCATGCTCATTGCCTTTTACAAATTGAGAAAGCGCCACCAGCAGAGGAGCACAGTGGCAGCTGCACGCACTGTTGAGATTATCCAGGTGGATGAGGAGGACCTTCCACCACCGGCGTCTGCTGCTCAAGAGACAGCTCTCACATTGCCTGAAATCCGGGACCACAACAACATACACAAACTGGACTTTATTAGCCACAAGACTGACTACAGCTTTCACAAACCCAAGGCCGAATACAAAACACAGCCAGATTTTACCCTACACAAGCCAAAGGCTGAGTATACCACATACAAGGACTTTAGTAGCCACAAATTCATCCCAGATTACAGCACTCACAAATCTACACCAGATTTTAGCCTTCATAGACCAAAGCCTGACTATAGCTCATTTAGACAGGACTACAGCACTCACAAACCTAAAGCAGAATACAGTCCATTCAAACAAGACTTTGGAACTCACCCAAAAACTAAACCAGACTACAGCCCCTTCAAACCAGATTACAGCACTCATCCtaggcagaaaacagacttcaGCCCATTCAAACGAGATTACAGCACCCAACCAAAACCTAAACATGACTACAGCCCATTAAAATCTGACTATAACACACAGCATAAACCTAAGGCTGAATACAGTCCATTCAAGCCTGACTTTGGCACCCACCCAAGACCTAAACCTGATTACAGCCCATTTAAGCCTGATTATAGCACTCAGCCTAAACCCAAAACAGACTACAGTGCCCAGAGATCTAAAACTGACAGTACCTACAAACCTAAGGACCCTTACACCCCCCACAAGACTGCAGCTGATTATAGCGCCTTCAAGACTGACTTCAGCCCCCACAAAGCGGATTACAGCGCCTTCAAGTCTGACTTTAGTCCACATGCTCAGAGACCTAAAATGGATTACAGTCCACACAAAATGGACTACAGCCCCCATAAAGTGGACTACAGCACTCTAAAGCCCAAATACAACACCTATAAACCGACTGGTCATGGGGCTAAATGGACAGACAACAATGTTGGGAACTCTTTGCCTCGAACCTTGCCCAGCACCATTACAGCAATGGCTGAGCCCTATGTCATAAAAACTCACACTAAGGAGAAGGTACAGGAGACTCAGATTTAA